In Flavobacterium sp., a single window of DNA contains:
- the chiA gene encoding T9SS-translocated chitinase ChiA, whose product MKHYYRLLFLLLFPLLALAQPAHGKKVVGYYAQWSIYARDFNVPKIDGSKLTHLNYSFYGTTYDPAHPENTKLKCLDTYADFEHMEGGIPWDAPVKGNFYDLMKLKQKYPHLKILISVGGWTKGQDLSPIAASPVARAALAADMANFITTYPFIDGFDIDWEYPLSGGTDGTEIVNGSPVPPQKYSPDDNKNLVLLLKAMRQAMPNKLVTIAAGNNVRKVAQQYLGPNNRAQYGMTEDISTYCDYITYFGYDFGGNWYDKTCYNAPLYASGNPNDPLYGATQSESLDELTNQYLNVIGFPANKLIMGLPFYGKKFDHVATNSTNGLFVSAPRDIVGGCTNPQNPIGTWDGSGACERSGSIEICDLVGNPVTNSHPYLDPNTMQVTASAASAGWVRYFDNTTKVPYLYNATTKEFISYEDKQSMDLKVQYIKSRNLAGGMIWELSQDTRGSIPNSLLTQVDTSFGSVVPGTVSISGSAKNGSALVTDVTVELRNASNVVIQTVVSATGNFTFNNLTSGQNYTVSALKATYTFTPVTLTNVVVNQTGIIINGSQPTYTVSGTVLNGSTGVSGVTVSAVSGSSTLTAVSNASGVYSVAGLTAGLNYTVTAAKTGFSYTPASTVYNAIDSNKTLNFAQGPVVVTYTVSGTVLNGSTGVSGVTVTAASTAGNVTATTNSSGAYTLTLASGGNYTVTAALTGQTFTPASTVYSNLNANKTLNFTQDVVSTSSKISGTVKNGTTPVAGAKVEIVLPWTDNTHNWKSVLATTDSQGKYSFDNSVIDGYSQITSLKLNTWQNGEVNYYPNNLANFAVPANPTVYNFNTSATAKTAQVQANLISGTVKNGTTPVAGAKVEIVLPWTDNTHNWKSVLAITDASGNYTFDNSVVAGYNQILSLKLNTWENGEQTYYPNNLANFAVPTTPTIYNFNRQAVVTTKPVVNITAPTASSIAINLGSSINFVATVGLSASDATTISSVVFSLDGQTISATNSSGTYTSTWTPAANQFGVSHTLTVTATASNGTTESKTYSFTLTCSGANCPNTLPTITWNSPSNTTIYQSSFQVVPISVTAVDSNGSVSGVTITINGGTYNMTAGTNNTYTYNFTPSAYQDYPVVIKATDNQSGVTTLNNTIKIATVSGNRFIPLPSKIILGYAHSWENAGAPFLYFSQMVGSKFNVVDYAFVETVNRDGYTPILTTNDNRYLTNGVFNKQLLKNDIKSLRDSGVPVIVSIGGQNGHVVLENVTQKNIFVNGLKAIIDEYQFDGVDIDFEGGSMNFSAGNLRDISYAGISAYPRLKNVVDAFKELKAYYGPGFLLTAAPETQYVQGGYTTYTDTFGSFLPIIQNLRNELDLLAVQLYNTGGENGLDGQYYGSAKKSNMVTALTDMIIKGYNIASTGMHFDGLPASKVLIALPACPSAAGSGYLTPQEGINAMHYLRTGTTFSGRTYTMQPGGPYPSLRGLMTWSVNWDASSCGNSSELSKAYAAYFASQSAAKTLALDDISSKNTATIAYFKNNALSVSNENEEIAQVDVFNILGQNIVSHRNVQNNKEVLLQSHSFSSKQLFLVVVTDKSGNKKSFKVMNFLN is encoded by the coding sequence ATGAAACATTATTACAGATTGCTCTTTTTGTTACTGTTTCCCCTGCTTGCGTTGGCCCAACCTGCCCACGGAAAGAAAGTAGTGGGGTATTATGCACAATGGTCTATTTATGCCCGGGATTTCAATGTTCCGAAAATTGATGGAAGTAAATTGACGCATTTAAATTATTCTTTTTATGGCACAACGTATGATCCGGCACATCCGGAAAATACAAAATTGAAATGTTTGGATACCTATGCCGATTTTGAGCATATGGAAGGTGGAATTCCTTGGGATGCTCCGGTAAAAGGAAACTTTTATGACTTAATGAAACTTAAACAAAAGTATCCGCATTTAAAAATTTTAATATCTGTAGGAGGATGGACAAAAGGTCAGGATCTTTCTCCAATTGCAGCAAGTCCGGTGGCTAGGGCAGCTTTAGCAGCAGATATGGCAAATTTCATTACAACTTATCCGTTTATTGATGGTTTTGATATCGATTGGGAATATCCTCTTTCAGGCGGAACTGACGGTACAGAAATTGTGAACGGATCGCCTGTTCCTCCACAAAAATACAGCCCTGATGATAATAAAAATTTAGTGCTTTTATTAAAAGCTATGCGTCAGGCAATGCCAAATAAACTTGTTACGATTGCAGCAGGAAACAATGTTCGCAAAGTAGCACAGCAGTATTTAGGACCTAATAACAGAGCACAATACGGAATGACTGAAGATATTTCGACTTATTGTGATTACATTACGTATTTCGGATATGATTTTGGTGGAAACTGGTATGATAAAACATGCTACAATGCGCCTTTATACGCAAGTGGAAATCCAAACGATCCATTATACGGTGCGACACAATCAGAATCATTAGATGAATTAACAAATCAATATTTAAACGTAATTGGTTTCCCGGCAAATAAATTAATCATGGGATTACCATTTTACGGAAAAAAATTCGATCACGTTGCTACTAACTCAACAAACGGATTATTCGTTTCTGCACCAAGAGATATTGTGGGAGGATGTACAAATCCGCAAAACCCTATCGGAACTTGGGATGGTTCAGGAGCGTGCGAACGTTCAGGAAGTATCGAAATTTGCGATTTAGTCGGAAATCCGGTTACCAATTCACATCCTTACTTAGACCCAAATACAATGCAAGTTACTGCAAGTGCAGCTTCTGCAGGTTGGGTAAGATATTTTGACAATACTACAAAAGTACCTTATTTATATAATGCTACTACAAAAGAGTTTATCTCTTATGAAGATAAGCAGTCAATGGATTTAAAAGTTCAGTATATTAAATCAAGAAACTTAGCCGGAGGTATGATTTGGGAATTATCTCAGGACACAAGAGGTTCAATTCCAAACTCATTATTAACTCAGGTAGATACATCATTCGGAAGTGTTGTTCCTGGAACAGTAAGTATTTCTGGTTCTGCAAAAAATGGATCAGCTTTAGTTACTGATGTTACAGTTGAATTACGAAATGCAAGCAATGTTGTAATTCAAACCGTAGTTTCAGCTACAGGAAATTTCACTTTCAACAACTTAACTTCTGGACAAAACTATACAGTTTCAGCATTAAAAGCAACTTATACCTTTACTCCGGTAACTTTAACAAATGTTGTAGTGAATCAAACAGGAATTATCATCAACGGATCACAGCCAACTTACACAGTAAGCGGAACAGTTCTTAACGGAAGTACAGGAGTTTCTGGTGTAACAGTTTCTGCAGTTTCAGGAAGTTCAACATTAACAGCAGTTTCAAATGCCAGCGGAGTTTACAGCGTTGCAGGTTTAACAGCTGGATTAAATTATACAGTTACTGCTGCAAAAACTGGATTTTCATACACCCCGGCTTCTACAGTTTACAATGCAATAGATTCAAACAAAACGTTGAATTTCGCACAAGGACCAGTAGTTGTAACTTATACAGTAAGCGGAACAGTTCTTAACGGAAGTACTGGAGTTTCTGGCGTAACAGTTACAGCAGCTTCTACAGCAGGAAATGTTACAGCAACAACTAATTCAAGCGGAGCTTATACACTTACATTAGCTTCTGGCGGAAATTATACAGTAACAGCTGCCTTAACAGGACAAACTTTTACTCCGGCATCAACAGTTTATTCTAATTTAAATGCGAATAAAACATTAAACTTTACTCAGGATGTTGTATCAACTTCAAGTAAAATCAGCGGAACTGTTAAAAACGGAACAACTCCGGTTGCTGGTGCAAAAGTAGAAATTGTTTTACCTTGGACAGACAACACGCATAACTGGAAAAGTGTTCTAGCAACAACAGATTCACAAGGAAAATACAGTTTTGATAATTCAGTTATAGACGGATATTCACAAATTACAAGTTTAAAACTGAATACATGGCAAAACGGAGAAGTAAATTATTATCCAAATAATTTAGCAAACTTCGCGGTTCCTGCAAACCCAACAGTTTACAACTTTAATACTAGTGCTACAGCAAAAACAGCACAAGTTCAGGCAAATTTAATCAGCGGAACAGTTAAAAATGGAACAACTCCTGTTGCTGGTGCAAAAGTTGAGATTGTTTTACCTTGGACAGATAACACGCACAACTGGAAAAGTGTTTTAGCAATAACAGATGCATCAGGAAATTATACTTTTGATAATTCAGTTGTAGCAGGTTATAACCAAATTTTAAGTTTGAAATTAAATACATGGGAAAATGGTGAACAGACTTATTATCCAAATAACTTAGCCAATTTTGCAGTTCCAACAACGCCAACAATTTATAATTTTAATAGACAAGCAGTTGTTACGACTAAACCTGTGGTTAACATTACAGCGCCAACAGCTTCGTCGATTGCTATAAATTTAGGATCATCTATTAATTTTGTTGCAACTGTTGGATTAAGTGCTTCTGATGCTACTACAATCTCATCTGTTGTATTTAGTTTAGACGGACAAACCATAAGTGCTACGAATTCTTCAGGAACTTATACATCGACTTGGACACCAGCAGCAAATCAGTTTGGAGTTTCTCATACTTTAACTGTTACAGCTACTGCATCAAACGGAACAACAGAATCAAAAACATATAGTTTTACATTAACTTGTTCAGGTGCAAACTGTCCGAATACATTACCAACAATTACTTGGAATTCACCATCGAATACTACGATATACCAAAGTTCTTTCCAGGTTGTACCAATTTCAGTTACAGCTGTTGATAGTAACGGATCGGTTTCAGGTGTTACGATCACCATAAACGGTGGTACATATAACATGACAGCGGGTACAAACAATACGTATACTTATAATTTTACACCATCTGCTTATCAGGATTATCCAGTTGTAATCAAAGCAACCGATAATCAATCTGGAGTAACTACCTTAAACAATACAATTAAAATTGCTACAGTAAGCGGTAATAGATTCATTCCGCTTCCATCTAAAATTATTTTAGGATATGCACATTCTTGGGAAAATGCGGGAGCTCCATTCTTATATTTCTCTCAAATGGTGGGAAGTAAATTTAACGTAGTGGATTATGCTTTCGTAGAAACAGTTAATCGTGACGGTTATACGCCAATATTAACTACAAACGATAATAGATATTTGACGAATGGTGTTTTCAATAAGCAATTGTTGAAAAATGATATTAAATCTTTAAGAGACAGCGGTGTTCCAGTTATTGTATCTATTGGAGGTCAAAATGGTCATGTTGTTTTAGAGAATGTTACTCAGAAAAATATTTTTGTTAATGGTCTAAAAGCCATTATTGATGAATATCAATTTGATGGAGTTGATATTGATTTTGAAGGCGGATCGATGAATTTTAGTGCAGGAAATTTAAGAGATATTTCTTATGCGGGTATTTCGGCTTATCCAAGACTAAAAAATGTAGTTGATGCTTTCAAAGAATTAAAAGCTTACTATGGCCCTGGATTCTTATTAACAGCAGCTCCTGAAACGCAATACGTACAAGGAGGATATACTACTTATACGGATACTTTTGGTTCTTTCCTTCCAATTATTCAAAACTTACGTAACGAATTAGATTTGTTAGCGGTACAATTATATAATACAGGAGGAGAAAACGGATTAGATGGTCAATATTATGGATCAGCTAAGAAATCAAACATGGTAACTGCTCTAACAGATATGATAATCAAAGGATATAACATTGCTTCAACAGGAATGCATTTTGATGGTTTACCAGCTTCGAAAGTTTTGATTGCCTTACCAGCTTGTCCGAGTGCAGCAGGAAGTGGTTATTTAACACCTCAAGAAGGAATTAATGCCATGCATTATTTAAGAACCGGAACTACTTTTTCAGGAAGAACATACACTATGCAGCCAGGCGGTCCATATCCTTCTTTAAGAGGATTAATGACTTGGTCTGTAAACTGGGATGCCTCTTCTTGTGGTAATTCATCTGAATTGTCTAAAGCGTATGCCGCTTATTTCGCTTCGCAGTCAGCAGCAAAAACATTAGCACTTGATGATATTTCTTCAAAAAATACTGCAACGATAGCATATTTCAAAAACAATGCATTATCAGTTTCAAATGAAAACGAAGAGATTGCACAAGTTGATGTATTCAACATATTAGGACAAAATATAGTAAGTCACAGAAATGTTCAAAACAATAAAGAAGTATTGCTTCAGAGCCACAGTTTCTCATCTAAACAATTGTTTTTAGTTGTAGTAACAGACAAATCCGGAAACAAAAAATCTTTTAAAGTAATGAACTTTTTAAACTAG
- a CDS encoding family 20 glycosylhydrolase has translation MKYLFVLLLAGVTAGAQVKKEQLNLMPWPQNVVVNDGNFTLTKNFKVNISGNPNPRIFGGVTRFLRRLDGRTGIFFEQGFITKLNEYPNAELQINCDKSGKIGLYEDESYSLDVKANKITIHATSDLGALHALETLLQLVQNDSKSFYFPVSQISDFPRFTWRGLMLDASRHFQPVDVVKRNIDGLAAMKMNVFHWHLVDDQGWRIETKKHPKLIELASDGLYYTQEEIRNIVKYADERGILIVPEIDVPGHGSAILTAYPEIGSKVITLTGGTSEKNIQGTAISTYGIERNAGIFTPTLDPSNPKTYKILSELFDEICPLFPGDYFHIGGDENEGKDWDANPKIQEFKKKHNLKTNHELQTYFTMQLAPMLKKHGKQLMGWEEILTKDLSKEAIVHSWRGPNEGVAAGQSLVDAVKKGYKTVLSNGYYIDLMYPVASHYLNDPMPKGADLSAEEKARILGGEATMWTELTTSTTVDSRIWPRTAAIAERLWSAETVTDLASMRKRLENVSFRLEELGLTHIRNKDVILRNISNNQKTDVLEEFSNVCEPLKGYTRNKGGTEYQMYSPFTLFADACTPDAKESLAFNDAVAQYLANKTEDNKAKVTSFFNKWIAVNKSLIDLSANAPLVQPILPLSKKLSDASQELLLVLDNKSTLKPADLKSLIEQCNTKDHADVELSVYESLKKLI, from the coding sequence GTTGTTAATGATGGAAATTTTACTTTAACCAAAAACTTTAAAGTAAACATTTCCGGAAATCCAAATCCGAGAATTTTTGGAGGAGTAACACGTTTTTTACGCCGACTAGATGGTAGAACAGGTATTTTTTTCGAACAAGGTTTTATTACAAAACTAAACGAATATCCAAATGCTGAATTACAGATTAATTGTGATAAAAGCGGAAAAATAGGTTTGTATGAAGATGAAAGTTACAGTTTAGATGTTAAGGCAAACAAAATTACAATTCATGCAACAAGCGATTTAGGAGCTTTACATGCATTAGAAACTTTATTACAATTAGTACAGAATGACAGTAAATCATTCTATTTTCCGGTTTCGCAAATCTCAGATTTTCCAAGATTTACATGGAGAGGTTTAATGCTGGATGCGTCAAGACATTTTCAGCCGGTTGATGTTGTTAAAAGAAATATCGACGGATTGGCTGCTATGAAAATGAATGTTTTTCACTGGCATTTAGTTGATGATCAGGGTTGGAGAATTGAAACTAAAAAACATCCAAAATTAATTGAATTAGCTTCGGATGGATTGTATTACACACAAGAGGAAATTAGAAATATCGTAAAATATGCCGATGAGCGCGGTATTTTAATTGTTCCTGAAATAGATGTTCCGGGTCATGGATCTGCAATACTTACGGCTTATCCGGAAATTGGAAGCAAAGTGATTACACTGACTGGTGGGACTTCTGAAAAAAACATTCAAGGTACAGCAATTAGTACCTATGGAATTGAAAGAAATGCCGGGATTTTTACCCCAACATTAGATCCTTCAAATCCTAAAACGTATAAAATTTTAAGTGAACTTTTTGATGAAATATGCCCATTATTTCCCGGAGATTATTTTCATATTGGGGGAGATGAGAACGAAGGGAAAGACTGGGATGCAAACCCAAAAATTCAGGAGTTCAAAAAGAAACATAATTTAAAAACGAATCACGAATTACAAACGTATTTTACGATGCAGCTGGCTCCAATGCTTAAAAAACATGGAAAACAGTTGATGGGCTGGGAGGAGATTTTAACCAAAGATCTTTCTAAAGAAGCCATAGTACATTCTTGGAGAGGTCCAAATGAAGGTGTTGCTGCTGGACAATCGTTAGTTGATGCAGTAAAAAAAGGATATAAAACAGTGCTTTCAAATGGATATTATATCGATTTAATGTATCCGGTTGCAAGTCATTATTTAAATGATCCAATGCCAAAAGGAGCTGATTTATCTGCAGAAGAAAAAGCAAGAATTCTAGGTGGTGAAGCAACAATGTGGACAGAACTTACAACGTCTACAACAGTAGATTCAAGAATTTGGCCAAGAACCGCTGCAATTGCAGAAAGACTTTGGTCAGCAGAAACCGTTACAGATTTGGCAAGTATGCGCAAACGTCTGGAAAATGTTTCTTTTAGATTAGAAGAATTAGGTTTAACACACATTAGAAATAAAGATGTTATTCTGAGAAATATTTCAAATAACCAAAAAACAGATGTTCTTGAGGAATTCTCAAATGTTTGTGAACCATTAAAAGGATATACAAGAAATAAAGGCGGAACAGAATATCAAATGTATTCTCCGTTTACACTTTTTGCAGATGCATGTACTCCTGATGCTAAAGAATCTTTAGCTTTTAATGATGCAGTAGCACAATATCTGGCAAATAAAACAGAAGATAATAAAGCAAAAGTTACATCATTTTTCAATAAATGGATTGCCGTAAATAAAAGTTTAATTGATTTAAGTGCCAATGCGCCTTTAGTACAGCCAATCTTGCCTTTGTCAAAAAAACTAAGTGACGCATCGCAGGAATTACTGCTTGTTTTAGATAATAAATCGACTTTGAAACCAGCAGATTTAAAAAGTTTAATAGAACAATGCAATACAAAAGATCATGCTGACGTAGAATTGTCAGTTTATGAGAGTTTAAAGAAATTAATTTAA